From the genome of Homalodisca vitripennis isolate AUS2020 chromosome 8, UT_GWSS_2.1, whole genome shotgun sequence, one region includes:
- the LOC124367435 gene encoding LOW QUALITY PROTEIN: clustered mitochondria protein homolog (The sequence of the model RefSeq protein was modified relative to this genomic sequence to represent the inferred CDS: deleted 1 base in 1 codon) yields the protein MALESSVENGVSEGELENGVDVGLVKLNTSKESTKDPGGKPLANGVCETKEKELVNGNCNGTEEVEKGETEANEKGSDKKDEPEVVFIQDMGFTVKIVSPGTEAFDIQVSSMELVQEIHQLLMDREDTCHRTCFSLQLDGNTLDNFAELKNIEGLKEGSVIKVVEEPYTMREARIHVRHVRDLLKSLDPADAYNGVDCSSLSFLNVITQGDILEKKKSRAESVDCTPPDYIMPSCKERPLLPLQPFAKEQKGPQCIKVLTTSGWNPPPGYRKMHGDLMYLYVVTLEDKHYHITACTRGFFLNQCTEEEFNAKPAVPSHLCHSLIELLNQLSPAFKRNFSVLQKKRTQRHPFERVATPYQVYAWASPLTEHTVDAIRAEDTFSSKLGYEEHIPGQTRDWNEELQTTRELPRKNLPERLLRERAIFKVHSDFVAGATRGAMAVIDGNVMAINPGEESKMQMFIWNNIFFSLGFDVRDHYKELGGDAAAFVAPRNDLQGVRVYSAVDLAGLYTLGTVVIDYRGYRVTAQSIIPGILEREQEQSVVYGSIDFGKTVISHPKYMDLLSKAAQQLKILPHKVMNDKGEEVELCSSVECKGIIGNDGRHYILDLLRTFPPDVNFLRLPGEELSREVMALGFPIEHKHKLCCLRQELIDSFVESRYMMFIKYAAFHLQQLGAKKQREREARSQEKELDLKDKEKKPVQKAIDNKLATRAEVEKVAEESSMEADEAKKIVESITDSITSGEKQELEESTKEIVKKAALAVGSLKETEFDVRFNPDVFSPGVQHASPDGQSLKKERQLVKDAADFLVTAQIPTFIRDCLDHSGAPMDGVTLSEGMHTRGINIRYLGKIANMLAKVKQLEYLLNIAVAELITRSAKHVFTTYMQSTELMSLSAAISHFLNCFLSSCQMPHPVQAADEVYSYRARRRKRRNKRKGRMNALLSSDSNEWTNLTPKSLFQQIRGDLKAYYDWELTADSMDATLEQYSLQKISLLRSFCLKTGVQILLREYSFDAKNRLTFFEEDIVNIFPVVKHINPRASDAFNFYTTGQSKIQQGYLKEGYELISEALNLLNNVYGAMHPEIAQCLRMLARLNYIMGDHAEAMAYQQKAVLMSERVNGIDHPYTITEYTHLALYCFANSQISTALKLLYRARYLALLVCGENHPEIALLDSNISLILHAVGEYELSLRFLEKALALNIKFYGPKSLKVAVSYHLVARTQSCMGDFRSALNNEKETYAIYKQQLGEDHEKTKESSDCLRHLTHQAVVLQKKMNEIYTGKPGVGLPPIQIQPPSMGSVLDMLNVINGILFVQISQQDIENFKAEIEKRQAKEEEEKSSATVTDAPSPTHNQNPTPSPTPALPES from the exons GCAAGGAAAGCACAAAGGATCCCGGGGGGAAGCCGCTAGCCAATGGGGTGTGTGAGACAAAGGAAAAAGAACTAGTCAATGGCAACTGTAACGGAACCGAAGAGGTGGAGAAGGGAGAAACCGAGGCCAATGAGAAAGGAAGTGACAAGAAGGACGAGCCCGAGGTGGTCTTTATACAAGACATGGGCTTCACCGTCAAGATTGTCAGTCCAGGAACTGAGGCTTTTGATATTCAG GTATCCAGCATGGAGCTAGTACAGGAGATCCATCAGCTGTTGATGGACAGAGAGGACACCTGCCATCGTACCTGCTTCTCTCTCCAGCTGGACGGAAACACTCTGGACAACTTTGCAGAACTCAAGAACATCGAAGGACTCAAGGAGGGATCTGTCATCAAG GTGGTAGAAGAACCGTATACAATGCGGGAGGCACGGATCCATGTGAGACATGTCCGTGATCTACTCAAGTCCCTGGATCCAGCTGACGCTTACAACGGAGTCGATTGCAGCTCCCTGTCCTTCCTCAACGTCATCACACAAGGTGACATCCTAG AAAAGAAGAAGAGTCGAGCGGAGAGTGTGGACTGCACACCCCCAGACTACATCATGCCCAGCTGCAAGGAGAGACCCCTGTTACCCCTTCAGCCCTTTGCTAAGGAACAGAAAGGCCCCCAATGTATCAAG GTGCTGACCACCTCTGGGTGGAACCCCCCGCCCGGGTACCGCAAGATGCATGGAGACCTCATGTACCTGTACGTCGTTACCCTGGAGGACAAGCACTACCATATCACAGCCTGCACTCGTGGCTTCTTCCTCAACCA GTGTACAGAAGAAGAGTTCAACGCCAAGCCTGCCGTCCCCTCGCACCTGTGCCACTCGTTGATTGAACTCCTGAACCAGCTGAGTCCAGCGTTCAAGCGGAATTTCTCAGTGCTGCAGAAGAAACGAACTCAGCGGCACCCGTTCGAACGTGTAGCCACGCCCTATCAAGTGTACGCCTGGGCCTCCCCTCTCACAGAGCACACTGTGGATGCCATCCGTGCCGAGGACA CGTTCTCTTCGAAGTTGGGTTACGAGGAACACATCCCTGGCCAGACGAGGGATTGGAATGAGGAGTTGCAGACGACGCGGGAACTGCCTCGCAAGAACTTGCCGGAGAGACTGCTCAGGGAGCGGGCGATATTTAAG GTGCACAGTGACTTCGTAGCGGGGGCGACACGTGGTGCGATGGCTGTCATCGACGGCAATGTGATGGCCATCAATCCTGGAGAGGAGTCAAAAATGCAAATGTTCATCTGGAACAACATCTTCTTCTCGCTGGGATTCGATGTGAGAGACCACTACAAGGAGTTGGGCGGCGACGCTGCTGCCTTTGTAGCCCCT AGGAACGACCTGCAGGGAGTCAGGGTATACAGTGCGGTGGACCTGGCAGGCCTGTACACTCTGGGCACAGTGGTCATAGACTACAGGGGCTACCGTGTCACAGCTCAGAGCATCATCCCTGGCATACTGGAGCGAGAACAGGAACAGTCCGTAGTCTACGGCTCCATAGACTTCGGCAAGACAGTCATCTCCCACCCT AAGTACATGGATCTG CTAAGCAAGGCGGCCCAGCAGCTGAAGATATTGCCACACAAAGTGATGAATGACAAGGGAGAGGAGGTCGAACTTTGCTCGAGTGTTGAGTGCAAGGGTATCATTGGCAACGATGGACGCCATTACATCCTGGACCTGCTGCGGACCTTTCCTCCCGATGTGAACTTCCTGCGGCTGCCGGGTGAGGAACTGAGCCGCGAGGTCATGGCACTCGGTTTTCCTATCGAGCACAAACACAAGCTCTGCTGTTTGCGGCAAGAACTCATCGATTCGTTTGTTGA GTCCCGTTACATGATGTTCATCAAGTACGCAGCCTTCCACTTGCAGCAGTTGGGCGCCAAGAAGCAGCGTGAGCGTGAAGCCAGAAGTCAGGAGAAGGAGCTGGACTTAAAG GATAAGGAGAAGAAGCCTGTGCAGAAGGCCATAGATAACAAATTGGCAACGAGAGCAGAGGTGGAGAAAGTAGCGGAGGAAAGTTCCATGGAGGCTGATGAGGCCAAGAAAATCGTTGAAAGCATCACAGATTCCATCACCAGTGGGGAGAAACAGGAGT TGGAGGAGAGCACCAAAGAGATCGTGAAGAAGGCAGCTCTGGCTGTTGGTTCTCTGAAGGAAACGGAATTTGATGTGCGGTTCAACCCCGACGTGTTCTCTCCCGGCGTGCAACACGCGAGTCCAGACGGGCAGAGTCTCAAGAAGGAGCGGCAGCTGGTGAAGGACGCAGCGGATTTCCTTGTCACAGCACAGATTCCAACTTTT ATCCGAGACTGCCTGGACCACTCCGGAGCTCCCATGGATGGTGTCACACTCTCTGAAGGCATGCACACGCGAGGTATCAATATCCGGTACCTGGGCAAGATAGCCAACATGCTGGCCAAGGTGAAGCAACTGGAGTACCTGCTGAACATTGCTGTGGCGGAGTTGATCACACGGTCGGCCAAGCATGTGTTCACCACTTACATGCAG AGTACAGAGCTGATGAGCTTATCTGCTGCTATCAGTCACTTCCTCAACTGTTTCCTGTCCTCCTGCCAGATGCCACACCCAGTGCAGGCTGCTGATGAGGTA TACAGTTACAGAGCAAGACGTCGAAAACGACGCAATAAACGAAAGGGTCGGATGAATGCGTTATTGTCGTCGGACAGCAATGAGTGGACGAACCTCACGCCGAAGAGTCTCTTCCAGCAGATCCGAGGTGACCTGAAGGCCTACTACGACTGGGAACTGACGGCTGACTCCATGGACGCCACCCTCGAGCAGTACTCACTACAAAAAATCTCCTTGCTGAG GTCATTTTGCCTTAAGACTGGTGTACAAATATTACTACGAGAGTATTCATTCGATGCCAAAAATAGACTAACGTTCTTTGAGGAGGACATTGTCAACATTTTCCCCGTAGTCAAACATATCAATCCAAGA GCGAGTGATGCTTTCAACTTCTACACGACGGGCCAGAGCAAGATCCAGCAGGGCTACCTGAAGGAGGGCTACGAGTTGATCAGTGAGGCGCTGAACCTGCTGAACAACGTGTACGGCGCTATGCACCCGGAGATCGCGCAGTGTCTGCGCATGCTCGCAAGGCTCAACTACATCATGGGCGACCACGCGGAAGCGATGGCGTATCAGCAGAAAGCGGTGCTCATGTCCGAACGAGTCAATGGAATCGATCACCCGTACACCATCACGGAATAT ACTCACCTGGCCCTCTACTGCTTCGCCAACAGTCAGATCAGTACAGCCCTCAAACTGCTGTACCGAGCCAGATACCTGGCGCTGCTGGTGTGTGGGGAGAACCACCCGGAGATAGCGCTGCTGGAC AGCAACATCAGTTTGATCCTACATGCAGTTGGCGAGTATGAGCTGTCGTTGAGGTTCCTGGAGAAGGCGCTGGCACTCAACATCAAGTTTTACGGACCCAAGTCATTGAAAGTAGCTGTGAGCTACCATCTAGTGGCACGGACACAGAGCTGCATGGGCGACTTCCGGTCGGCGCTCAACAACGAGAAAGAGACATACGCCATATACAAACAACAG CTGGGAGAGGATCACGAGAAGACAAAGGAGTCGTCGGACTGCCTGAGACATCTGACACACCAGGCCGTGGTGCTGCAGAAGAAGATGAATGAGATCTACACAGGCAAGCCGGGTGTGGGTCTGCCCCCCATACAGATCCAGCCCCCCAGCATGGGCAGTGTCCTTGACATGCTGAATGTCATCAACGGCATCCTCTTTGTACAAATTAG CCAACAAGATATCGAGAACTTCAAGGCTGAAATAGAGAAGCGACAAGCCAAGGAAGAGGAGGAGAAGAGCTCAGCGACTGTGACCGATGCCCCTTCCCCTACCCACAACCAGAACCCGACTCCTTCCCCGACCCCAGCTCTGCCCGAGAGTTGA